In Porphyromonas cangingivalis, a genomic segment contains:
- the carA gene encoding glutamine-hydrolyzing carbamoyl-phosphate synthase small subunit, with the protein MRKKGVLILSDGTRYEGEVFGAEKPVSGEVVFSTAMTGYTESLTDPSFEGQILVSTYPLVGNYGLPTLEKDEETGLTVFHESHKMHPEGFIVHDYCEGYSHWNATESLEEGMKRDGVTGLTGIDTRALTQKLRDHGPLMGKILIEDGDDIDFVNTDEINLVARVSTKEVITYKGTLGKEIVLVDCGVKENILRNLLKRGLTVHRVPWDYDFTTMTFDGIFISNGPGNPNLCIPTIEHIRKAMTMGKPIAGICMGNQLIGRAIGADVVKMKYGHRSHNQAVRMVGTDRCFVTSQNHGFAIDPDTLPEGWKPYFINLNDGSNEGLIHESGQMFSVQFHPEACSGPTDTQFFFDDFVALLTK; encoded by the coding sequence ATGAGAAAAAAGGGAGTCCTAATCCTAAGCGATGGGACGAGATATGAGGGGGAAGTGTTCGGGGCTGAGAAGCCGGTGAGTGGCGAGGTTGTATTCAGCACTGCAATGACCGGATACACCGAGAGCCTTACGGATCCTTCCTTTGAGGGACAGATACTTGTGTCTACTTACCCTTTGGTGGGTAACTATGGTCTGCCTACATTGGAGAAGGACGAGGAAACAGGACTTACCGTGTTTCATGAAAGCCATAAGATGCATCCGGAAGGCTTCATCGTTCACGATTATTGTGAAGGGTATAGTCACTGGAATGCCACAGAGAGCCTCGAGGAAGGTATGAAGCGCGATGGCGTGACCGGTCTTACGGGGATAGACACCAGAGCTCTCACACAGAAGTTGCGTGATCATGGTCCCCTTATGGGTAAGATCCTTATCGAGGATGGGGATGATATAGACTTCGTGAATACGGATGAGATCAACCTTGTGGCGAGAGTTTCGACAAAAGAAGTCATTACTTACAAGGGGACTTTGGGCAAGGAGATTGTCCTTGTCGACTGTGGTGTGAAAGAAAACATACTTCGTAACCTTTTGAAAAGAGGTCTTACCGTGCATAGAGTGCCTTGGGATTATGACTTTACGACGATGACCTTTGACGGTATATTTATCAGCAATGGTCCGGGTAATCCCAACCTTTGTATCCCAACCATAGAGCATATCCGCAAGGCAATGACTATGGGTAAACCTATTGCCGGTATTTGTATGGGGAATCAGCTTATCGGACGTGCCATAGGGGCAGATGTGGTCAAGATGAAGTACGGACACCGCTCCCACAACCAGGCAGTGCGTATGGTTGGTACAGACAGATGTTTTGTGACCAGTCAGAACCACGGCTTTGCGATTGATCCCGATACCCTGCCCGAAGGGTGGAAGCCTTACTTCATCAACCTTAACGACGGTTCCAACGAAGGTCTCATCCACGAGTCGGGACAGATGTTCTCCGTACAGTTTCACCCCGAAGCATGTAGCGGACCGACAGATACACAATTTTTCTTCGATGATTTCGTCGCTTTATTGACCAAATAA
- a CDS encoding serine hydrolase domain-containing protein: MIKKLACLLLALPMCTYAQSPLSARQSDPKEMGWMRGFPPSREKTISARDGSFFRFPALRYSVCHMRTFMPTTEVSPARYQRYHFKSEPDRNIDALTFVPSGSSESMTWEESLYENYTDGIIILHKGKIVYERYFGELKPHGVHAAMSVSKTLTGTLGALLVAEGVLDEQKRASDYVPTLKNSAFGDATIRQILDMTTGIKYSEDYSDPKAEIWAFSAAGNPFAQPQSEDAPRNYYEYLMTVQKEGMHGQTFGYKTVNTDVMGWIISTVTGKPIPQLLSERVWQPLGTHVEGYYQIDGSGIAFAGGGFNGNMRDMAMFGEMVRQMGRFNGKQILPAQVVQDIMNGGNKEAFARSSHGSHLKGWSYRNMWWVLHNEHGAFTARGVHGQAIYIDPKAEMVIVRFASHPEAKNTKNDPTSLPAYHAVAKYLMSKK, encoded by the coding sequence ATGATCAAGAAATTAGCCTGCTTACTACTTGCCCTTCCGATGTGCACCTATGCTCAATCACCTCTCAGCGCACGCCAATCCGACCCGAAAGAAATGGGATGGATGAGGGGATTTCCACCAAGCAGAGAGAAAACGATATCTGCAAGGGATGGAAGCTTCTTCCGTTTTCCGGCACTACGATACAGCGTTTGCCATATGCGCACGTTTATGCCAACGACCGAAGTCAGCCCTGCTCGATACCAAAGATATCACTTCAAGAGCGAACCGGATAGAAATATAGATGCTCTGACTTTTGTCCCCTCAGGTAGTTCTGAATCGATGACTTGGGAGGAGTCCCTCTACGAGAACTACACCGATGGCATAATCATATTGCATAAAGGAAAAATTGTTTACGAAAGATACTTCGGAGAGCTCAAGCCACATGGTGTACATGCAGCGATGTCTGTAAGTAAGACACTGACAGGGACACTAGGAGCTCTGCTTGTGGCAGAAGGTGTGCTGGATGAACAGAAGAGGGCATCCGACTATGTCCCCACCCTGAAAAACTCTGCCTTCGGAGATGCTACGATCAGACAGATCTTGGACATGACGACGGGAATTAAGTACAGCGAGGACTACTCCGACCCGAAAGCTGAAATATGGGCCTTCTCTGCGGCGGGTAATCCGTTCGCTCAACCTCAGTCTGAGGATGCTCCACGAAATTACTACGAATACCTGATGACCGTACAAAAAGAAGGGATGCATGGACAGACATTTGGATACAAAACCGTCAATACCGATGTGATGGGATGGATCATATCCACCGTGACCGGCAAGCCAATCCCACAGCTACTCTCCGAACGTGTATGGCAACCTCTCGGCACTCATGTGGAAGGGTACTATCAGATAGATGGCTCGGGCATAGCCTTCGCCGGTGGTGGCTTCAATGGTAACATGAGAGATATGGCCATGTTTGGGGAAATGGTTCGACAAATGGGAAGGTTCAACGGCAAACAGATACTTCCTGCTCAAGTCGTTCAAGACATCATGAATGGGGGGAACAAGGAGGCTTTCGCACGCTCTTCGCATGGCTCTCATCTCAAGGGCTGGAGCTATAGAAACATGTGGTGGGTGCTGCACAACGAACATGGTGCTTTCACGGCTCGAGGTGTACATGGGCAAGCAATATACATTGACCCCAAAGCAGAAATGGTCATCGTCCGATTTGCTTCACACCCAGAGGCTAAAAACACGAAAAATGACCCGACCTCTCTGCCGGCTTATCATGCTGTGGCAAAGTACTTGATGAGCAAGAAATAA
- a CDS encoding ClbS/DfsB family four-helix bundle protein codes for MARPTTKEQLIESSQEGFEKLFALIDSMTDTEQQTSFSFEDRDKNIRDVLVHLYEWHQLLLKWITANQAGQKANFLPDPYNWKTYPQMNIVFWEKHQHTPFDLSVSMVKQSHEEVMDLIKHFTNEELFINKHFSWTGTTSLGAYCVSATSSHYDWAMKKIRKHKKSMKG; via the coding sequence ATGGCAAGACCGACAACAAAAGAACAACTTATCGAGAGTAGCCAAGAGGGATTTGAGAAACTCTTTGCCCTCATAGACTCGATGACAGACACGGAGCAGCAGACCTCTTTTTCATTTGAGGACAGAGACAAAAATATACGTGATGTTCTGGTACATCTATACGAATGGCATCAGTTATTACTCAAGTGGATCACAGCAAACCAAGCCGGGCAAAAGGCGAACTTCCTACCCGATCCGTACAATTGGAAAACTTACCCACAAATGAATATTGTTTTTTGGGAAAAGCACCAACATACGCCTTTCGACCTATCTGTCTCTATGGTGAAGCAAAGTCATGAAGAGGTTATGGACTTGATAAAGCATTTCACAAACGAAGAATTATTCATCAACAAACACTTCTCATGGACAGGTACGACAAGTCTTGGTGCCTACTGTGTATCCGCCACCTCAAGCCACTATGACTGGGCGATGAAGAAGATCCGAAAGCATAAAAAATCCATGAAAGGATAA
- a CDS encoding AraC family transcriptional regulator: MKKSTEYIHQQKVNDTIDYISAHLSDRLTLHLLSERAHVSQRQLLRIMQSSLDESLHSYIARQRSERAVLYMQMDDRPIAEIAEMVGYESSQSFGKAFKKHFGISPRGYMTQLRERLQSHTNECLSSHESPPPSVVSEEDDLNLVYIRILGKYGEEEPYRIAWDKLLSFLSEKKSISAHTRFIGISFDDPNVTKPTNCRFYACATVEGDITPKGEFGTIRIQGGKYAVYTLIGSQTGLQPLYNRIMLNPGYIIRHGLAFEEYINHTRGGTEEQTIKIYIPIK; encoded by the coding sequence ATGAAAAAAAGCACTGAATACATCCATCAACAAAAAGTCAACGATACGATCGACTATATCAGTGCACATCTGTCTGATCGACTCACCCTACATCTGTTGTCCGAGCGGGCACACGTCTCCCAAAGGCAACTTCTCCGCATCATGCAATCCTCCCTCGATGAGTCTCTGCACAGCTACATAGCCAGACAAAGATCGGAGCGAGCAGTGCTATACATGCAAATGGATGACCGACCTATCGCAGAAATTGCAGAAATGGTCGGATATGAGAGCTCACAATCTTTCGGTAAGGCATTCAAGAAACACTTCGGTATCTCTCCGAGGGGTTATATGACACAACTTCGAGAGAGACTCCAATCTCACACAAATGAGTGTCTCTCCTCCCACGAGTCCCCACCCCCATCCGTAGTCTCTGAAGAGGATGACTTGAATTTGGTGTACATCCGAATATTGGGGAAATATGGAGAAGAAGAGCCCTATCGCATTGCGTGGGACAAACTCCTTTCTTTTCTCTCGGAAAAGAAATCTATTTCGGCACACACAAGATTTATTGGTATCAGTTTTGATGACCCAAACGTAACAAAGCCCACCAACTGTCGCTTCTATGCGTGTGCCACAGTCGAAGGCGACATCACTCCGAAGGGAGAGTTCGGTACCATACGGATACAAGGAGGTAAATATGCAGTATACACTCTGATCGGCAGTCAAACAGGTCTGCAACCTCTCTACAATCGCATAATGCTAAATCCGGGGTATATCATACGTCATGGCTTAGCCTTCGAAGAGTATATCAATCATACGAGAGGTGGCACAGAGGAGCAGACTATAAAGATATACATACCCATAAAGTAG
- a CDS encoding peptidylprolyl isomerase has translation MKKILLVLLSFALYPIFITSAQSIKFEIETSVGTMRGHLYDDVPKHVEMFVKYAERGDYDGTLFARVIPKFMIQGGSADSRNAKPGARIGAGDTGKEIAHESSQAHFYKKGALAAPKQEPKYNPKRKSDMSQFFIVQGELQTVGRLDTLELVKNRPIKRKAFEKYYTPIKAEMDSLKKADPRAYNAKGQEINRLIDSVLMASPDKRIFTPEQRDAYTKHGGLPSYEESFTIYGEVTEGLDIIDIIANQKRDKFDRPLKDIKIIKVKILRR, from the coding sequence ATGAAAAAGATACTTTTAGTCCTACTGAGCTTTGCCCTTTATCCGATATTCATAACCTCGGCTCAGAGCATCAAGTTTGAGATCGAGACAAGCGTCGGCACCATGAGGGGTCATCTCTACGATGATGTACCAAAGCATGTCGAGATGTTCGTCAAGTATGCCGAACGTGGAGATTACGATGGTACTCTTTTTGCGAGGGTCATCCCTAAGTTTATGATCCAAGGAGGATCTGCAGACTCTCGCAATGCCAAGCCCGGTGCTCGTATCGGAGCAGGGGATACCGGCAAAGAGATTGCTCACGAGTCGAGCCAAGCCCACTTCTACAAGAAGGGAGCACTCGCAGCTCCGAAGCAAGAGCCAAAATACAATCCCAAGCGTAAGTCTGACATGTCTCAGTTCTTCATCGTCCAAGGCGAGCTCCAGACCGTGGGCAGACTGGACACTCTTGAATTGGTCAAAAATCGTCCTATCAAACGCAAAGCTTTTGAGAAGTATTACACCCCGATAAAGGCAGAGATGGACTCCCTCAAGAAGGCCGACCCTCGTGCATACAATGCCAAGGGACAAGAGATCAACAGACTCATAGACTCTGTCCTCATGGCATCTCCGGATAAGCGGATCTTCACGCCCGAACAAAGGGATGCCTACACCAAACACGGAGGTCTCCCCTCGTACGAAGAATCATTCACCATATATGGCGAAGTAACTGAGGGGCTGGACATCATCGACATCATCGCCAACCAGAAGAGAGATAAGTTCGACCGTCCGCTGAAGGACATCAAAATAATAAAAGTCAAGATATTGCGCCGGTAA
- a CDS encoding ABC transporter permease, translating to MNKFGIVLKREYLTRVQKKSFLIFTILTPFIFIALMVIPAVIALNSKDTTKKEVIVIDNTSKYQDLFKSDDIYTFTKGDKSITEYRKEANEDIYAYVLINDDLLKDPKAISIHSGKQIPRELQDKVERLLLPTLKNERIESFNIPNLKEILQESNVTLNISTIRWEKDGSEQEASAAIASIVGQVFNILIYMFILMYGMMVMQSVREEKKNRIVEIIISSVKPQTLLFGKICAIGLLGFTQMFIWIVIGILGIIGVQFFALGSISFNSAEINQHISQAGMDQATMAEVQSIVNAISGFDFTGLLFAFVFYFIFGYFIYASIFAAAGAAVDNDEDVNQMVTPITLFMLFAFYAGFYSANNPNGPLALWTSFIPFTSPVVMMVRIPYEPPMWQILLSAVILVAGTFALVWVAAKIFRVGILLYGKKPSFKELWQWLRYY from the coding sequence ATGAATAAGTTTGGCATAGTACTCAAACGAGAGTACCTCACTCGTGTACAGAAGAAATCCTTCTTGATCTTTACGATCCTGACCCCATTCATCTTTATCGCCCTCATGGTCATACCCGCAGTGATCGCTCTCAACTCGAAGGACACGACAAAAAAGGAAGTCATCGTCATCGACAATACTTCGAAGTATCAGGATCTGTTCAAATCCGATGACATCTATACCTTCACGAAGGGTGACAAGAGCATCACCGAATACCGCAAAGAGGCCAATGAGGACATTTATGCTTACGTCCTCATCAACGACGACCTGCTCAAAGACCCTAAGGCCATCAGCATTCACTCCGGTAAGCAGATCCCTCGCGAACTTCAGGATAAGGTCGAAAGACTGCTCCTTCCGACCCTCAAGAATGAGCGCATCGAGTCCTTCAACATCCCTAATCTCAAAGAGATACTCCAAGAGAGCAATGTCACTCTGAATATCTCTACAATACGGTGGGAGAAAGACGGAAGCGAACAAGAAGCCTCGGCAGCTATCGCCAGCATCGTCGGTCAGGTCTTCAACATCCTCATCTATATGTTCATCCTCATGTACGGCATGATGGTGATGCAGAGTGTGAGAGAGGAGAAGAAAAACCGCATCGTCGAGATCATCATCTCTTCGGTCAAGCCACAGACCCTGCTCTTTGGCAAGATCTGTGCCATAGGTCTCCTTGGATTTACACAAATGTTCATCTGGATTGTGATAGGTATATTGGGGATCATAGGTGTACAGTTCTTCGCCCTTGGATCGATATCTTTCAATTCGGCCGAAATCAACCAACACATCTCTCAAGCCGGCATGGATCAAGCTACGATGGCAGAGGTACAGAGCATCGTCAATGCCATCTCCGGATTTGACTTCACCGGTCTGCTTTTTGCGTTTGTCTTCTACTTCATCTTTGGCTACTTCATATATGCAAGTATCTTTGCAGCGGCAGGTGCTGCAGTAGACAATGACGAAGATGTGAATCAGATGGTCACCCCCATCACCTTGTTCATGCTCTTTGCCTTTTATGCAGGCTTCTATTCGGCCAATAATCCCAATGGTCCCCTTGCCCTTTGGACATCATTCATCCCATTCACATCACCGGTCGTGATGATGGTACGCATTCCATACGAACCACCGATGTGGCAGATATTACTGTCTGCTGTGATATTGGTCGCAGGGACTTTTGCCCTCGTATGGGTAGCGGCAAAGATCTTCCGTGTGGGCATCCTTCTTTATGGAAAGAAGCCATCATTCAAGGAATTGTGGCAATGGCTACGTTATTATTAA
- a CDS encoding ABC transporter ATP-binding protein has protein sequence MNVIEVRDVVKDYTKHRALDHVSMSVQKGKVHGLLGPNGAGKTTLIRILNRITAPNQGTITFDGHPFVPEDLERIGYLPEERGLYRKMKVGEQAIYLAQLKGLSHKEAKARLTQWFEKLDITNWWDKKVEELSKGMAQKVQFISTVMHEPSLLIFDEPFSGFDPINAEILKREILELRDKGSTIIFSTHNMQSVEEVCDNITLINKSKVVLDGDVRSVKDRYKGNKYRIVLDGAVSISSNLREKYSIEEEAQDGFGLSLFTVANPQKLASSEIITDWCHAGNITKFEEVIPSMHQIFLDVVGGVNSDNTNRERSCDE, from the coding sequence ATGAATGTAATCGAGGTTAGAGATGTCGTCAAAGACTACACCAAGCACAGAGCCTTGGATCATGTCTCCATGTCCGTACAGAAGGGCAAGGTACATGGTCTCCTTGGACCTAATGGTGCAGGGAAGACGACACTCATTCGCATCCTGAACAGGATCACAGCTCCCAACCAAGGGACCATCACGTTTGACGGACATCCCTTTGTGCCCGAAGATTTGGAGCGCATCGGCTACCTCCCTGAAGAGAGAGGCCTTTACCGGAAGATGAAAGTGGGCGAACAGGCCATATACTTGGCTCAACTCAAAGGTCTATCTCATAAAGAAGCCAAAGCAAGACTGACCCAATGGTTCGAAAAGCTCGACATAACAAACTGGTGGGACAAGAAGGTCGAAGAGCTGTCCAAGGGTATGGCACAAAAGGTACAATTTATCTCCACTGTCATGCATGAGCCCAGTCTGCTGATCTTCGATGAGCCTTTCAGCGGCTTTGACCCTATCAATGCAGAGATACTCAAAAGAGAAATCTTGGAGCTCCGAGACAAGGGTAGTACAATCATCTTCTCTACACACAATATGCAAAGTGTCGAAGAGGTGTGCGACAACATCACTCTGATCAACAAGTCCAAGGTAGTCCTTGATGGCGATGTACGCTCTGTCAAAGACAGATACAAAGGCAACAAATACAGGATAGTACTCGACGGAGCAGTCTCCATCTCCTCTAATCTGAGAGAAAAGTACAGTATAGAGGAGGAGGCACAAGACGGCTTCGGGCTATCACTTTTCACCGTGGCCAATCCTCAGAAGTTGGCTTCGTCCGAGATCATCACAGACTGGTGTCACGCCGGTAATATAACAAAGTTTGAAGAAGTGATCCCGAGTATGCATCAGATATTTCTGGATGTCGTAGGTGGGGTAAACTCTGACAACACAAACAGAGAAAGGAGTTGCGATGAATAA
- the dnaG gene encoding DNA primase — protein sequence MIDQATVNRIIDSAEIVGVVSDFVTLHRRGQNFLGLCPFHEDSRPSFTVSPAKNICKCFACGEGGTPLNFLMKHEHMSYVEALRYLAKKYGIPIVEKEVTKEEIERKNNREKLLNANAFARDAFAECLNSSSEGRMIGLSYFKERGFTPETIKAFDLGYSPSSRDFLSNKAKEAGVDRSLLEALGLAIKQDDGKYLDRFRDRVIFPIHSLSGSIVGFGGRILKSSDKLAKYINSPDSDIYNKRKELYGLYFAKQHISKQDKCLIVEGYTDVLSFHQSEIRNAVASSGTALTIEQVRLIKRFTSNVTLIFDSDAAGIKAAMRGIDILLAQDMNIKVVLLPDGHDPDSFAKAHSPEAIKEYIDEHEEDFIRFKINLLSKDGASDPHAKAMLITNIVESVAFISDDLTREVYARDSAALLDVSEEVIFSKVSSIRKERAAQEQRERERERNREQIAEHVTETDPDPADFEPMDEDTSVRVDTPITPPESISQDEANTDFPSETELSLLSHIIRYGDMIISEEDADEQWTVTEIIGEQVSDLREEGHLSSVFTRIMDECIGGIQEAKGEGIPAFNPTKHLSYHPDDTIREIANKYITEEYQLSSLHKEYEAEKKSGEAIMRLIMTDILTLKYKIIEGEILKELNIIKALSAQSETGEISSHVTRMQELNGIKRQIAELLGDRVLMLISK from the coding sequence ATGATAGATCAAGCTACGGTAAATAGGATCATCGACAGTGCCGAGATCGTGGGGGTTGTAAGTGACTTTGTGACCTTGCATCGTCGTGGTCAAAACTTCTTGGGACTATGTCCTTTCCATGAGGACAGTCGCCCCTCTTTTACCGTATCTCCTGCCAAAAATATCTGTAAGTGCTTTGCTTGTGGCGAGGGTGGCACACCGCTCAACTTCCTCATGAAGCATGAGCACATGAGTTATGTCGAAGCCCTTCGCTATCTGGCAAAAAAGTATGGCATCCCGATTGTCGAAAAAGAGGTCACGAAGGAGGAGATTGAGAGAAAGAATAACAGAGAAAAACTACTCAACGCGAATGCTTTTGCGAGAGATGCCTTTGCCGAATGCTTGAACTCGTCCAGCGAGGGGAGAATGATCGGTCTTAGCTATTTCAAAGAAAGGGGCTTCACGCCCGAAACCATCAAGGCCTTCGACTTGGGGTACTCTCCGTCATCACGAGACTTCCTGAGTAACAAAGCCAAAGAGGCCGGTGTCGATCGCAGCCTTCTGGAAGCTCTTGGTCTGGCCATCAAGCAGGATGATGGGAAGTATCTGGACAGATTCAGGGATCGTGTCATCTTCCCGATACACTCACTGAGTGGAAGTATCGTGGGCTTCGGTGGTCGTATCCTCAAGAGTAGCGACAAACTGGCAAAGTACATCAACTCGCCGGACAGTGATATCTATAACAAGAGGAAAGAGCTATACGGCCTTTACTTTGCCAAACAACATATATCCAAACAGGACAAGTGTCTCATCGTCGAGGGTTATACGGATGTACTGTCGTTCCACCAGAGTGAGATACGGAATGCCGTAGCTTCGTCAGGGACGGCTCTTACGATAGAGCAAGTACGTCTCATCAAGAGGTTTACGAGCAATGTGACCCTCATCTTCGACAGTGATGCTGCCGGTATCAAGGCAGCCATGAGGGGTATTGACATCTTGCTGGCTCAGGACATGAACATAAAGGTCGTGCTCCTGCCGGACGGCCATGACCCGGACTCCTTCGCCAAAGCCCACTCACCCGAGGCTATCAAAGAATACATAGATGAACACGAAGAAGACTTCATAAGATTCAAGATCAACCTCCTAAGCAAAGACGGAGCTTCGGATCCCCATGCCAAAGCCATGCTGATCACGAACATTGTGGAGTCCGTGGCCTTTATCTCTGACGACCTGACGAGAGAAGTCTATGCAAGAGACTCTGCGGCTCTGCTTGATGTCAGTGAAGAGGTCATCTTTTCGAAGGTCAGCAGTATTCGTAAGGAAAGGGCTGCCCAAGAGCAACGCGAGCGTGAACGCGAACGCAACAGAGAGCAGATAGCCGAGCATGTCACAGAGACCGACCCTGATCCGGCAGACTTCGAGCCGATGGACGAAGATACGAGTGTGAGGGTGGACACACCCATCACACCGCCGGAATCGATTTCTCAGGATGAAGCCAATACTGATTTTCCTTCTGAAACGGAGTTGTCCCTACTCTCACACATCATTCGTTATGGAGATATGATCATCTCCGAAGAGGATGCCGATGAGCAGTGGACAGTGACCGAGATCATTGGCGAACAGGTCAGTGACTTGCGTGAAGAGGGACATCTGTCCTCGGTATTCACGCGGATCATGGATGAGTGCATAGGAGGGATACAGGAGGCCAAAGGGGAAGGGATCCCAGCATTCAATCCTACCAAACACTTATCTTACCATCCGGATGATACCATACGTGAGATTGCAAACAAATACATCACCGAGGAGTATCAACTCAGTAGCTTACACAAGGAGTATGAGGCTGAAAAGAAATCGGGTGAAGCCATCATGCGGCTCATAATGACAGACATCCTGACACTGAAGTACAAGATTATCGAAGGAGAGATACTGAAAGAACTAAACATCATAAAAGCACTGAGTGCTCAATCAGAGACCGGAGAGATATCCTCTCACGTGACACGCATGCAAGAGCTTAACGGCATCAAGAGACAAATTGCCGAGCTCCTCGGGGACAGGGTACTCATGCTCATATCGAAATAA
- the kdsB gene encoding 3-deoxy-manno-octulosonate cytidylyltransferase, whose protein sequence is MKHNKDSMTVIGIIPARYGSTRLPGKPLLKIGDKSIIQHVYERASAVLSYVVVATDDERIVEAVKGFGGNVILTSTEHRSGTDRCEEALRKCGVKADVVINIQGDEPFVSAEHINGLISCFEQSDTDIATTVVQFSPSATYEDIVNPNVVKVVVAHDARALYFSRSVIPHLRGVDTKDYPTRHTFLKHQGMYAYTAKALHEISRLSPGALEECESLEQLRWLQEGYCIRTIVTKTNSIGIDTPEDLELARKYIETLK, encoded by the coding sequence ATGAAACACAATAAAGACTCGATGACCGTTATCGGCATCATTCCAGCCAGATATGGTTCGACAAGATTACCTGGTAAGCCACTACTGAAAATCGGTGATAAGTCCATCATCCAACACGTTTATGAGCGTGCATCGGCAGTGCTGTCTTATGTCGTGGTCGCGACAGATGATGAGCGCATCGTGGAAGCAGTGAAAGGCTTCGGAGGGAATGTCATACTGACCTCGACGGAGCATCGCAGTGGCACAGACAGATGTGAAGAGGCTCTTCGCAAATGTGGTGTAAAGGCAGATGTGGTCATCAACATACAAGGTGACGAACCATTTGTGTCTGCTGAACACATCAATGGCCTTATCTCTTGCTTCGAACAGTCTGATACAGATATAGCGACGACTGTGGTACAGTTTTCCCCTTCAGCGACTTATGAGGACATCGTAAATCCCAACGTGGTGAAGGTGGTGGTAGCCCACGATGCTCGTGCATTGTACTTCAGCCGTAGTGTCATCCCTCATCTGAGAGGTGTAGACACGAAGGACTACCCAACCCGACACACATTTTTGAAACATCAAGGTATGTATGCTTACACAGCAAAGGCTTTGCATGAGATCAGTCGCTTGTCTCCCGGAGCACTTGAAGAGTGCGAAAGTCTTGAGCAACTCCGCTGGTTGCAAGAAGGATACTGCATTCGGACAATAGTGACAAAGACAAACTCCATCGGAATAGATACGCCCGAGGATCTCGAACTTGCTCGCAAGTATATCGAGACCCTAAAGTAA